TGTGTTCCAATGCTATTCTGTTGGTTCAGTAAAAAGCTGGGATAGTTTACTGATGACAAAACTTAAATCTGGTCTTGAGCAAGTGGATAAGCAGATTAAACTTCCCACTGCCTTCCTGAGCTTTCTTGACTCTTTCATTTTTCACTCTTGCATAATCAAGCTTTTGTTCACATGGAGTTTCCCTAGATTTACAATTCTGAAAAAAATGTCAGAACATCCTGCTCATCATTTGgcgctaattatttattaaatttatattatacaaattaTACTTTTAATCAATATAATCTattcatataattattatattaattgacaagtagacaaatattaatataaaaataaatcattcataattcttttaaataaagtgtattcttctgagctctttgtgaacctataattataattaataagaTGTCTCAACGTCCATCTGATGCAAGATTTTTAGAATTTCTTGTGCCCCCTTCTGTATAACCATTTGCACAATTGTGTGATCACATTTCTTTGCCCATGGTGCTCTTCCACTGCGTTGATTTGATTGATGTTATGGCATCTTGGTAGGTTTGCAGTATATTGTTTGTCCTCCATATTCTCAATCTCTGTAGTGATTCTTTGGACAGAGTGACACTTACCACATCGTGGCTGAGCGTAAATGATGCCATCATGTCCACCTAAAATACAGTGTAGTCCACCCCAGTTTGACAGGGCCTGTGAAACTGTTATCCTGTGTTTGAAGCTTGTGTTAACTTTCTTATTTCTATCAAGTCACTTTCGCTTTTTCTCCATCATGTTCAAAAATGCTTTATAGTTTAACAGCAGCTGGTTTATAGTGCATTATACTAATATTACATTATGTTACAGTATATGAACATGGCCGCTACTCTCCCAAGCCCCCTCACAACCCATGTGCTAAATACAGCCCAAGGAGTTCCTGGAGCCAACATGACCATTATCCTCTATCGCCTAGACCCCATCTCATCGGTGTGGAACTTACTCACAACAGGGTAAATGTTATTTGATTTTAGTGCCAAATTATTTAAGTAACTGATGCCTCTTCAGTTTTGCATCAACCAAAATGATAGGATGTATATTTAAGAGTATACAGAGGTATTGGCTAAAATAATTCCAAAATGTTATTTATAGGACAACTAATGAAGATGGACGGTGTCCTGAGTTGATTAAAAAAGAAAGCTTCATTGCTGGTGTGTATAAAATGCGATTTGAGACCGGAAAGTACTGGGATGCTTTGGGGGAGAGATGTTTCTATCCATATGTGGAGGTATGAGAAAATTACATGTACTATTTAAAACAATCATTCTGGGTCAttatttgttgttattttagCTGTTTTTAGCTGTTTTTGTCTCTGTTAAATATGTTACCATGCAGCGAGACGCTGCATCAAAAGCTGTTGCTATGTCGAAAACATCAAGGTCTGATGATTATTTGAAACTCATATAGAATCACTGCAATGTCACATAATTCATCTCATTTAGATTTCCAATGAAGGAAGCAAGCCGATGAGGAGAATGGAATGATATATGCAGCATCTTGTTCCCCGCTCAGGGCTTGTTCCCTGCTTACATACATAACCAAGGTGTTCCCTTTCATAGGTTCACTTGACAGTGCATCAGTATCTGATGCTATGTGAACAATAATACCACAGTGCCATACAATTATGTCTGTAGTTCATCGTCCATGAAACCACATAGACTGCAAATCAGGGAACAACCTCCTGCTCAGGTAGATAAAACCTGGCCGTCTGGAGTCAACCCcacataaaattaaaaaaaaagtactgtATGTAGAGTAACCTATCCTGCTGCAACACAAAAGTCCTCTAAGGAAGCACCCCTAAACAAAGCTGAAGAAGATACTCTCCTGTTGGAATGAGCACAAACATCTAGATAGCGTCTTTCATCCAATGAGATATCCTTTGATTGGTAACATGTTCATATTTGTGGGGcgacagtggctcagtggttcgaTCAATCCTGGTTCGATCTCCCGggtccacctgaccaagtgtcgaggtgaccatgagcaagacacctaaccccagctgctcccgacgagttggatggcgccttgcatggctgacatcggCATCGGTGGGTGAATGTggggcaatatgtaaagcgctttggatggccataggtctgttaaaagcgctatataaatgcattccatttaccatttatatttaatgtgaACAATGCATATCAGGATAAGTCTTgcatcagtcttgctctctgtctgatggggcgcgttcgtctcagccatctcacatGCAAtttccgtaatagctgataataatatacattgtcattttaaatctagctttacaatcTTCCTGAATATGCTACATGCTgctaaatctgcatattagtgctcttttctgtcattgttaattacctctttagtaaacctatacataaccagcaaaagcagcacagcttgaatctcttccatactcgttattaatttttttatagtcTATTTTTCATCATGTAAATTACTGACatgattacttttaagtgtgcgtccatACATGACGTGACAACGCGCGCCACGCTCATGTtaacaagagaggaaagttcatttttctgaggggtaaactttttatttcgtaagttatgaagataatgttggaataatgacacaacgtatattgccccaggcagtttttactttaactgcgcctgacagaagaattttttttttctgagatgattattacactttacaacaaataaatagcctatataatacagtattagtccttgtggccgttaagagttgctatggctacagttaacacattccagctgctggagaaaacagcgttgacatttttgatgcggcagacaaactgcatgtgacaaaatgattgcgattgaaagtcatcacatgtaaacaccagatcagtttagataacgtctcatgtaaacagtccactaaatctttcaatcggtacaaaaaatgtcatccttttttgttcatttttgcggTCGTGCAAAAATGATTattgtccgtcactgacttggaggagcagtcgcacgaagtcctacatcaccggactaaatcgcctaatcttcacggaactttagatcgcggtggaaacacagacagttgcaggtcttgggggagaaaagttcctggtacaaattgttccgggtaattttggtggaaacggggcttaattATTTGGTACAGTATTCTTAAATGAAAAGAATTATAATACCTAATAATGACTGTCATAATGAAGTCGCCACAAAGACTTTTGTAAGGTTTTGTATATTAATTCCTTCTGACTGATTTGGTAACACACGAGTTACCTTGATGGAAACATTAATTCACCCAACATTCTGTTCAAAATAAACAGCAATTCCTTTAGAATGGTGTAGTAACACTTGAGTCATGACTATTCAAAATCCTACAAAAACCtaaaaggattagttcacccaaaaatgaaatttctttcattaatgactcaccccaatgtcgttccacacccgtaagacctctgttcatcctctgaacacagtttaagatattttagatttagtccgagggctttctgtcctttgaatgtaagtgtatgcccacttgctgtccatgtccagaaggtaatgaaaacatcatcaaagtagtccatatgttaCATCAGTTAACCAACTGATGTAGCATATGGaaaactttgatgatgttttgagttagactcttttgaagcattgacaatacattttggtccaaaaataacaaaaaatacaactttattcagcattgtcttctcttccgtgttcctcaaaaaaaGAATCAAATTGTCATGAATCATGATTCCGATTGCGTGTCAAAcaggcaaactgctgaaatcacgtgacattggcgatatgaatcacgaatcaatctgctgattcacgaccgtttaattctttatttgaggtttgaaaacaaacgcagaagagaagacaatgctgtaAGGGCAACATATAAACAACTGTACGTGACATATGCATCATGAGGTGGTGTAAGTGCCATTAGCAATAAATTACAGTGACTCTATATGGGTTTCAGACAATCATAACACCCCTGGTGTTACAATTTTAACACCCCATAAagtgacaatgtgggcagatcagtaatatagttaaaacagttaatttagtcattaattttattttgatatttagtTGAGAACTTGGATCGAAATTTTAGtatccccaactgagcaagcagAGCCAAAGGCGATAAACCACTGTTTTACACTCCTTCTAATAATtgttaagttttattttattttatgttttttttttttttcaggttgTCTTCACCATCACTGACCCTTCTCAGAAATACCATGTTCCTCTGCTCCTGAGCTGTTTCTCTTACAGTACATATAGAGGAAGTTAGATGTGAAGTTAATGCATGTTTCAGTGCCAATGCACAAATACAAATTGAATGATTTATAATGTGATAACACTATAGTATTGTTCAGTTAGGTAATTTAAGAGTTTTGTTGACGAGTTAATCATTTACTTAACATGACAAACGTATTGTcatctaaaaatgttttttggttACTCATgaaatgataataaat
The nucleotide sequence above comes from Pseudorasbora parva isolate DD20220531a chromosome 16, ASM2467924v1, whole genome shotgun sequence. Encoded proteins:
- the uraha gene encoding 5-hydroxyisourate hydrolase isoform X1, coding for MISTHYTASVSVSARYIVPRQYYIFILNKFFAKTQDALQMNRLQHIRDHIVSDKYMNMAATLPSPLTTHVLNTAQGVPGANMTIILYRLDPISSVWNLLTTGTTNEDGRCPELIKKESFIAGVYKMRFETGKYWDALGERCFYPYVEVVFTITDPSQKYHVPLLLSCFSYSTYRGS
- the uraha gene encoding 5-hydroxyisourate hydrolase isoform X2; translation: MTWLKRYMNMAATLPSPLTTHVLNTAQGVPGANMTIILYRLDPISSVWNLLTTGTTNEDGRCPELIKKESFIAGVYKMRFETGKYWDALGERCFYPYVEVVFTITDPSQKYHVPLLLSCFSYSTYRGS